Proteins encoded in a region of the Xiphophorus couchianus chromosome 11, X_couchianus-1.0, whole genome shotgun sequence genome:
- the LOC114153299 gene encoding sodium- and chloride-dependent GABA transporter ine, protein MEFGSRPAAAMSKEEATDQQPGRPTWSRQIEFTLAGIGCAVGLGNVWRFPYLCYRSGGGAFLVPYLLMLVVLGIPLLYMELTVGQYTRRGPVHALAIVCPLFKGVGIASVAISFIMCTYYNIVITWALYYLFSSFQAPLPWQSCNNTWNTPNCTDHATNSSHSSTASQEFFRYKMLGQTSGVEETGTLRWELFLILILAWILIYLCIFKGVKSTGKVVYFTALFPYVILIALLINNVQLPGASDGIAFFIVPEWDKLRSVEVWVNAAAQIFNSIGIGFGSLLAMSSYNSFNNNVLKDTLFISITNSLTSIMAGFVIFSAFGYMSYLQGIPVSQLAVDGPGLVYVVYPQAFANMPVSQLWAVLFFFMLLCLGLDSEFAMVEVMVTSFMDEFYQQLIRIFKRKELFVLAVCGVALLLGIPCVMQVGIYVFQLMDHYTAIVSIMFLAFFEIIAICWSYGVKRLSSNMEEMTGQKPNIFFRLCWLVVDPVLITVILIFSVIQFKPARYGDYVFPPWAQGVGWVIALASIIWIPLGAVHTLWVLPGSLMKKLKLSITPYALNATKGLYNERGEGAGEPDISVISTGLPDKKPVETYF, encoded by the exons ATGGAGTTTGGGTCCAGACCAGCAGCTGCGATGAGCAAGGAGGAAGCCACGGACCAGCAGCCCGGCAGACCGACATGGAGCAGGCAGATAGAGTTCACCCTGGCAGGGATCGGCTGCGCCGTGGGCTTGGGGAATGTTTGGAGGTTTCCTTATCTCTGCTACAGGAGCGGAGGAG GTGCCTTTCTGGTTCCCTACCTGCTCATGTTGGTGGTGTTGGGGATCCCTCTGCTGTATATGGAGCTGACTGTGGGCCAGTACACCCGGAGAGGCCCGGTTCATGCTCTGGCCATTGTTTGCCCACTCTTTAAAG GGGTGGGCATAGCATCTGTGGCCATCTCCTTCATCATGTGCACCTACTACAACATCGTCATTACCTGGGCCCTGTATTACCTCTTCAGCTCCTTCCAGGCGCCTCTTCCGTGGCAGAGCTGCAACAACACCTGGAACACGCCCAACTGCACAGACCACGCCACCAACAGCAGCCACTCGTCCACAGCCAGCCAGGAGTTCTTCAG GTATAAAATGCTGGGCCAGACTAGCGGAGTGGAGGAAACAGGAACCCTGCGGTGGGAGCTtttcctcatcctcatcctggCTTGGATTCTTATATATCTGTGCATCTTTAAAGGAGTGAAGTCAACAGGCAAG GTGGTGTACTTCACTGCTCTGTTCCCATACGTCATCCTCATCGCCCTGCTGATCAATAACGTGCAGCTTCCGGGGGCTTCGGACGGGATAGCTTTCTTCATCGTGCCCGAATGGGACAAGCTGCGGTCCGTGGAG GTGTGGGTGAACGCTGCGGCTCAAATCTTCAACTCCATTGGGATTGGCTTTGGCTCCCTGCTGGCCATGTCCAGCTACAACTCCTTCAACAACAACGTTCTGAA GGACACGCTGTTCATATCCATCACCAACTCCCTGACCAGCATCATGGCAGGCTTCGTCATTTTCTCTGCCTTTGGCTACATGTCTTATCTGCAGGGCATTCCCGTCAGCCAGCTGGCGGTGGATG GTCCAGGACTGGTTTACGTTGTTTACCCACAAGCCTTCGCCAACATGCCGGTGTCCCAGCTCTGGGCTGTCCTGTTTTTCTTCATGCTGCTGTGCCTGGGGCTGGACAGTGAG TTTGCGATGGTTGAGGTGATGGTGACCAGTTTCATGGACGAATTCTACCAACAGCTGATCCGAATTTTCAAAAGGAAGGAACTGTTTGTTCTTGCAGTCTGCGGTGTGGCCCTTCTGTTAGGGATCCCGTGTGTGATGCAG GTAGGAATCTACGTCTTCCAGCTGATGGACCACTACACTGCCATCGTCTCCATCATGTTCCTTGCATTTTTTGAGATTATAGCCATCTGTTGGAGTTACG GTGTAAAGAGACTTTCAAGCAACATGGAAGAGATGACGGGACAAAAGCCAAACATCTTCTTCAGGTTGTGTTGGCTTGTAGTTGATCCTGTGCTCATCACT GTCATTCTGATTTTCTCCGTCATCCAGTTCAAACCGGCTCGCTATGGGGACTATGTCTTCCCTCCCTGGGCTCAGGGTGTTGGCTGGGTCATTGCTCTGGCCTCCATTATCTGGATTCCTCTGGGTGCAGTTCACACTTTGTGGGTGCTTCCTGGTTCGCTCATGAAG AAACTGAAGCTATCGATCACACCGTATGCCCTGAATGCCACTAAAGGTCTATATAACGAGAGGGGGGAAGGAGCAGGAGAACCGGACATATCCGTCATCAGCACCGGCCTACCTGACAAAAAGCCCGTTGAGACATACTTCTGA